A single genomic interval of Zunongwangia sp. HGR-M22 harbors:
- a CDS encoding zinc-binding alcohol dehydrogenase family protein gives MKYIVCEEPNNFQLKEKEAPKKKEGEALLKIHRVGICGTDLHAFAGNQAFFKYPRILGHELAAEILEIGDNEQDLKEGDRVIIMPYVSCGKCIACRNGKTNCCANIQVLGVHTNGGMQEIISVSNDLLISAHGLDFNEMAIVEPLAIGAHAIRRAAVKPREVIVVIGCGPIGIGLMKLAQIVGAEVIALDVNNDRLEYVKKDIGVQHAFNVMENPVEKIAEITKGDLASAVFDATGNKRALESGVDYMSHGGRFVLVGLSKGELTYEHPKIHAKETTLLCSRNATLEDFQFVINHLKKFPTKSFVTHQVKYTEMIENFNSWLNPEAGVIKAMVEFN, from the coding sequence ATGAAATATATAGTTTGCGAGGAGCCAAATAATTTTCAGCTAAAAGAAAAGGAAGCACCGAAGAAAAAAGAAGGAGAAGCTTTATTAAAAATTCATCGAGTGGGAATTTGTGGTACCGATTTACATGCCTTTGCAGGTAATCAAGCGTTTTTCAAATATCCTAGAATTTTGGGGCATGAATTAGCTGCAGAAATACTAGAAATTGGTGATAATGAGCAGGATTTGAAAGAAGGAGACCGTGTAATTATTATGCCTTATGTGAGCTGCGGAAAATGCATTGCCTGCAGGAATGGTAAAACTAATTGTTGTGCAAACATTCAGGTGCTCGGTGTACATACAAATGGAGGGATGCAGGAAATTATTTCAGTTAGCAATGATCTATTAATTTCAGCACACGGTCTCGATTTTAATGAGATGGCTATCGTCGAACCACTGGCTATTGGAGCACATGCTATTAGAAGAGCAGCGGTTAAACCCAGAGAAGTCATTGTAGTGATTGGATGCGGGCCTATAGGAATTGGGCTTATGAAATTGGCTCAAATTGTTGGTGCGGAAGTGATTGCGCTAGATGTAAATAATGACCGACTCGAATATGTGAAAAAAGATATTGGTGTTCAGCATGCTTTTAATGTAATGGAAAATCCTGTAGAAAAAATTGCTGAAATAACAAAAGGGGACCTTGCAAGCGCTGTTTTCGACGCAACAGGAAACAAAAGAGCTTTAGAATCGGGAGTAGATTATATGTCTCATGGAGGTCGATTTGTATTAGTTGGTCTATCAAAAGGAGAACTAACCTACGAACATCCAAAAATTCATGCTAAGGAAACTACGCTATTGTGCAGTCGTAATGCAACGCTAGAAGATTTTCAGTTCGTAATTAATCATTTAAAGAAGTTTCCAACTAAATCTTTTGTGACCCATCAGGTAAAATATACTGAAATGATAGAGAATTTTAACTCTTGGTTAAATCCTGAAGCCGGTGTTATTAAAGCGATGGTGGAATTTAACTAA
- a CDS encoding malectin domain-containing carbohydrate-binding protein → MTKRLFIVSFIVLSVFSCKTGDQNLNAADDNRKEFTEFSRSIISLNENWRTIREDSDLLKDTINIEKSNFDDSSWEPITVPHNWDQYYGYRRMKHGNLHGNAWYRKELKLDPKLKGKRHFLFFEGVGSYATVWVNGKKVGSHKGGRTTFTLDITDAIDFERQNTITVKAEHPPFIADLPWVCGGCSGEWGFSEGSQPLGIFRPVSLIVTNDIKIEPFGVHIWNDKNISKESAQLYVETELKNYGEKINESIEIENQLQDHNGKIVAKATKLVSLNKQDTKRFKQQLPVIQNPDLWSPENPYLYNLITIIKQNKQIVDRLETPYGIRWISYPQNRNDGDMRFHLNGKPYFINGTCEYEHNMGRSHSFTEEMIGARVSQMISGGFNAFREAHQPHNLRYQEHWDKEGILFWSQFSAHIWYDAPEFKENFKRLLREWIKERRNSPSIIMWGLQNESTIPKEFAEECTAIIREMDPTSSEQRLVTTCNGGEGTDWNVIQNWSGTYGGDPFNYANELKKDLLNGEYGAWRTTDLHTEGPFDQDGEYSENRFSQLMEIKMHEAEEVRDSVVGQYSWLFASHENPGRIQNGEAFRDIDRVGPVNYKGFFTVWSEPVDTYYMYRGNYAPKETEPMVYIVSHSWPDRWKEAGKKDGIVVYSNCDEVELFNDVTGKSLGKRKNPGVGKHFQWDDVDIHYNILKARGFVNGKEVATDVIVLNNLPESPNFRQLYSGKEVLEPAEGNYVYRVNAGGPEFTDSFGNTWMADVHKTENKSWGSKSWTDDFEDLPAFYASQRRTWDPISNTKNWELFQTFRFGMDKLKYEFPIENGNYEVDLYFIEPWYGTGGGLNCTNWRNFDVAINDNTVLKGLDIWKEAGHDSALKKTVSATVKNGEMVISFPKVTSGQAVISAIAIRGEEQTPAKPSAGNFQNITSENAQKKTWMDIGQKQYTDSDTEWTELPYQFFGAEWISFSSENSNLSGFFELKETSSVYVLSDTDTLDKPSWMQSFTKIGGKAKNSDGKNFHVYLDTIYKKQTFNFGKEDISDFSIVAVPIYKMGEGEESRPSVKFEAEAALFSGDSIKNFKDSDYVDFGNKSPASIEWKVSTGLAGIHLMRFRYMNVSDKPIDVKFEIIAPNGAIVRNDQITFPIRDEKWKILNTTTGGYINAGTYTIRISAESLKGLWLESFEFQ, encoded by the coding sequence ATGACAAAAAGACTATTTATAGTAAGTTTTATAGTTCTTTCGGTTTTTTCCTGCAAAACCGGCGATCAGAATTTGAACGCCGCTGATGATAATAGAAAGGAATTTACCGAATTCTCTAGAAGCATTATCTCATTAAACGAAAATTGGAGAACAATCCGCGAAGATTCAGATTTACTAAAGGATACTATAAATATTGAAAAATCAAATTTTGATGATTCCTCCTGGGAGCCGATTACTGTTCCTCACAATTGGGATCAGTATTACGGGTATCGCCGCATGAAACATGGCAACTTGCATGGAAATGCCTGGTATCGTAAAGAATTAAAATTAGATCCTAAGCTTAAGGGTAAACGTCATTTTCTATTTTTTGAAGGGGTTGGTTCTTATGCGACGGTGTGGGTAAACGGAAAAAAGGTAGGAAGTCATAAAGGAGGACGAACCACATTCACACTGGATATTACAGATGCTATAGATTTTGAACGACAAAATACCATCACCGTAAAAGCAGAACATCCGCCATTTATAGCCGATTTACCCTGGGTTTGTGGAGGCTGTTCGGGCGAATGGGGATTTTCTGAAGGCTCACAGCCACTGGGAATTTTTAGGCCGGTTTCTTTAATTGTTACCAACGATATTAAAATTGAGCCTTTTGGTGTTCATATCTGGAATGATAAGAATATTTCTAAAGAAAGTGCTCAACTATATGTAGAAACTGAACTTAAAAATTATGGAGAAAAGATTAATGAGAGTATTGAAATAGAAAATCAACTTCAAGATCATAATGGCAAAATTGTCGCCAAAGCTACAAAACTTGTTTCCTTAAATAAGCAAGATACGAAAAGGTTTAAGCAGCAACTTCCGGTTATACAAAACCCAGATCTTTGGTCTCCGGAAAATCCTTATCTCTATAATTTAATAACAATAATTAAGCAGAATAAACAAATTGTAGATCGGTTAGAAACTCCTTATGGAATACGATGGATTAGTTATCCTCAAAACCGGAATGATGGTGATATGCGTTTTCACCTTAACGGAAAACCTTATTTCATTAATGGTACCTGCGAGTATGAGCATAACATGGGGCGCAGTCATTCCTTTACTGAAGAAATGATTGGCGCCAGGGTTAGCCAGATGATCTCCGGCGGATTTAATGCTTTTCGGGAGGCGCACCAGCCACATAATTTAAGATATCAGGAACACTGGGACAAGGAAGGGATTTTATTCTGGAGCCAGTTTTCAGCTCATATCTGGTATGATGCACCGGAATTTAAAGAAAACTTTAAGCGGTTATTACGGGAGTGGATTAAAGAACGCAGAAATAGTCCATCGATTATTATGTGGGGACTTCAGAATGAAAGTACGATTCCGAAGGAATTTGCTGAAGAATGCACGGCGATAATCAGGGAAATGGATCCTACTTCTTCCGAGCAACGCCTGGTAACCACCTGTAACGGTGGTGAGGGAACCGATTGGAATGTGATCCAAAACTGGTCAGGAACCTATGGAGGCGATCCTTTTAATTATGCTAACGAGTTGAAAAAAGATCTGTTAAATGGCGAATATGGAGCCTGGAGAACGACTGATTTGCATACCGAAGGTCCATTCGATCAGGATGGCGAATACAGTGAAAATAGGTTTTCCCAGCTTATGGAGATAAAAATGCACGAGGCTGAAGAAGTTCGTGATAGTGTGGTTGGACAGTACAGTTGGTTATTTGCTTCTCATGAAAATCCCGGAAGAATCCAAAATGGGGAAGCTTTTAGAGATATCGACAGAGTAGGACCAGTTAATTATAAAGGTTTCTTTACCGTTTGGAGTGAACCAGTTGATACTTATTACATGTATCGCGGAAATTATGCTCCGAAGGAAACCGAGCCCATGGTATATATCGTGTCACATTCCTGGCCAGATCGATGGAAGGAAGCCGGTAAAAAGGATGGCATCGTGGTATACTCCAATTGTGATGAGGTCGAATTATTCAATGATGTTACCGGTAAATCTTTAGGCAAAAGAAAAAATCCGGGAGTGGGAAAACATTTTCAATGGGACGATGTGGATATTCATTATAATATTTTGAAGGCCAGAGGTTTTGTGAATGGAAAAGAAGTCGCAACCGATGTTATTGTTCTGAATAATTTACCCGAATCACCAAATTTTCGACAGTTATATAGCGGAAAGGAAGTTCTAGAACCTGCAGAAGGTAATTATGTGTACCGGGTAAATGCCGGGGGACCAGAGTTTACCGATAGTTTTGGAAATACCTGGATGGCCGATGTTCACAAAACCGAAAATAAAAGCTGGGGTTCGAAATCATGGACAGATGATTTTGAAGATCTACCCGCTTTTTATGCGAGTCAGCGTAGAACCTGGGATCCTATTTCCAATACTAAAAACTGGGAGTTGTTTCAAACCTTTCGTTTTGGAATGGATAAACTGAAATATGAATTTCCTATTGAGAATGGCAATTATGAAGTTGATTTATATTTTATCGAACCCTGGTATGGTACAGGAGGTGGACTAAATTGTACAAACTGGCGTAATTTTGATGTAGCTATAAATGACAATACCGTTTTAAAAGGTTTAGATATCTGGAAAGAAGCGGGTCATGATTCGGCTCTTAAAAAAACAGTATCGGCTACTGTTAAAAATGGAGAGATGGTTATTTCTTTTCCAAAAGTAACTTCTGGGCAGGCTGTGATTTCAGCGATAGCTATTAGAGGAGAGGAGCAAACTCCGGCAAAACCCTCAGCCGGTAATTTTCAGAATATTACTTCAGAAAACGCTCAAAAGAAAACCTGGATGGATATTGGGCAAAAACAATACACCGACTCAGATACGGAGTGGACAGAATTGCCATATCAGTTTTTTGGAGCCGAATGGATAAGTTTTTCTTCTGAAAACTCAAATCTTTCAGGATTTTTCGAACTTAAAGAAACTTCAAGTGTTTATGTATTAAGTGATACTGATACCTTGGATAAGCCAAGCTGGATGCAAAGTTTCACGAAGATTGGAGGCAAAGCAAAAAACTCAGATGGAAAGAATTTTCATGTTTATTTAGATACTATTTATAAAAAACAAACTTTCAATTTTGGGAAAGAAGATATTTCCGATTTTTCAATAGTTGCGGTTCCGATCTATAAAATGGGTGAAGGGGAAGAATCTCGCCCTTCAGTTAAATTTGAAGCCGAAGCCGCATTATTTTCAGGAGACAGCATTAAAAATTTTAAAGACAGTGATTATGTAGATTTCGGAAATAAAAGTCCGGCAAGTATTGAATGGAAAGTAAGTACCGGCCTAGCTGGAATTCATTTGATGCGTTTCCGGTACATGAACGTAAGCGATAAGCCTATTGATGTAAAGTTTGAAATTATAGCTCCTAACGGAGCCATAGTTAGAAACGACCAGATCACATTTCCAATACGTGACGAAAAATGGAAAATCTTGAATACCACGACCGGAGGATATATAAATGCAGGAACCTATACGATTAGAATTTCTGCAGAGAGTTTGAAAGGTTTGTGGTTGGAGTCGTTTGAATTTCAATAA
- the galB gene encoding beta-galactosidase GalB, with protein MIQYFKNIQLKEAIFCFILLCFFSACEEEREMNEGEGRIVQNFNADWNFQLGEHPEAKNDTIDLADWRKLDVPHDWSIEGEFSEEHPTKPEGGALPAGIGWYRKTFEVPESWNNRNVFISFDGVYRNSEIWINGKYLGKRPFGYISFQYELTPYLKFGESNAIAVKVDNSAQPNSRWYTGSGIYRNVHLVAKSNVHIDHWGTSVSTPFVSKDSAKVSFKVTIKNNLDSLKKIQLKNVVVDQSGKTIASEEVNLQLSATDSINVGQNFTISNPKLWSTESPYLYSIETSIYQDRKLLDNVKTPLGIRKFHFDSEKGFFLNGKHTKIKGVCLHHDNGALGAAINVYALERKLKLLKKMGTNAIRMAHNPPSPEMLELSDKMGFIVQDEAFDVWKKGKIKEDYQTIWDKWYEKDLKAMLYRDRNHPSVMMWSIGNEIREQFDSTGVHITKELVAIVKSVDTTRPVTSALTENIPEKNFVWQSGALDLLGFNYKHEAYEDLPNRFPNQKFISSESVSGLMTRGSYDMPSGERRNWPPAHGEDFDGNDDYTVSAYDQVSAYWGSTHEETWKTVKKLDHMAGMFVWTGFDYLGEPIPYPYPARSSYFGMIDLAGFPKDVYYMYQSEWTYKDVLHIFPHWNWKKGETIDVWAYYNNADEVELFLNGRSLGIKSKIGDDLHVAWSVEYEPGNLKAISRKDGEVVLEKTIETAEEPAQIELKPDKNEMKSDKNDLVFVTVNILDKAGVLAPKANNLVKFEVSGGGKIVGVDNGYQASLESFKAKQRKAFNGKCLVIIQSNGKKELVKLTARSEGLNSTSINIQIKD; from the coding sequence ATGATACAATATTTTAAAAATATTCAATTGAAAGAAGCAATTTTTTGTTTTATACTCCTTTGCTTTTTCTCAGCCTGTGAAGAAGAGCGAGAGATGAATGAAGGAGAAGGTAGAATTGTTCAAAATTTTAATGCCGACTGGAATTTTCAATTAGGAGAGCATCCGGAAGCAAAGAATGATACTATAGACTTAGCTGATTGGAGAAAACTGGATGTGCCCCATGATTGGAGCATAGAAGGAGAATTTAGCGAAGAGCATCCTACTAAGCCTGAAGGCGGCGCATTGCCGGCAGGCATAGGTTGGTATCGGAAAACTTTTGAGGTTCCAGAAAGCTGGAATAATCGAAATGTTTTTATCTCTTTTGATGGAGTTTACAGAAACAGTGAAATTTGGATTAATGGAAAATATCTAGGAAAACGACCTTTTGGATACATATCGTTTCAATACGAACTTACACCATATTTGAAATTCGGCGAATCCAATGCAATTGCTGTAAAAGTAGATAATTCTGCGCAACCAAATTCTCGTTGGTATACTGGTTCCGGAATTTATAGAAATGTACATTTGGTTGCAAAATCCAATGTTCATATTGATCACTGGGGAACATCTGTAAGTACACCATTTGTTTCTAAAGATTCTGCTAAAGTTAGTTTTAAGGTAACCATTAAAAATAATCTGGATTCTCTAAAAAAAATACAACTAAAAAATGTTGTAGTAGATCAGTCTGGAAAAACAATTGCATCAGAGGAAGTAAACCTTCAACTTTCAGCTACAGATTCGATAAATGTTGGGCAGAACTTTACTATATCAAATCCAAAATTATGGAGTACAGAAAGTCCATATTTGTATAGTATTGAAACTTCTATATATCAGGATAGAAAGTTATTGGACAATGTCAAAACTCCTTTAGGAATTCGAAAATTTCATTTCGATTCTGAAAAAGGATTTTTCTTGAATGGTAAGCACACGAAGATTAAAGGAGTTTGTCTCCATCATGATAATGGAGCGCTTGGTGCTGCTATAAATGTTTATGCGCTAGAAAGAAAACTGAAACTTCTCAAGAAAATGGGAACGAATGCTATTCGAATGGCGCATAATCCGCCGTCACCAGAGATGCTCGAACTTAGTGATAAAATGGGGTTCATCGTTCAGGATGAAGCTTTTGATGTTTGGAAAAAAGGAAAAATAAAAGAAGACTATCAAACTATTTGGGATAAATGGTATGAAAAAGATTTAAAAGCAATGCTGTATCGTGATAGAAATCATCCTTCAGTGATGATGTGGAGTATTGGTAATGAAATACGAGAGCAATTTGATAGCACTGGTGTACATATTACTAAAGAATTAGTAGCTATTGTAAAGTCAGTTGATACCACACGACCTGTTACTTCTGCATTAACAGAGAATATTCCAGAGAAAAATTTTGTTTGGCAATCTGGAGCGCTTGATTTACTCGGGTTTAATTATAAACATGAAGCTTATGAAGATTTACCAAATCGGTTTCCCAATCAAAAATTTATTTCTTCAGAGAGTGTTTCCGGTTTAATGACAAGAGGAAGCTATGATATGCCATCAGGTGAACGTCGAAACTGGCCACCCGCACATGGTGAAGATTTTGATGGCAACGATGATTATACCGTTTCTGCTTACGATCAGGTTTCAGCCTATTGGGGTTCAACGCATGAAGAAACCTGGAAAACTGTTAAAAAACTGGATCATATGGCGGGAATGTTTGTGTGGACTGGTTTTGATTATCTGGGCGAACCCATTCCTTATCCTTATCCGGCAAGGAGCTCATATTTCGGGATGATAGATTTGGCCGGATTTCCCAAAGATGTTTACTACATGTATCAAAGCGAATGGACATATAAAGATGTCCTGCATATTTTTCCGCATTGGAATTGGAAAAAAGGCGAAACTATAGATGTTTGGGCGTATTATAATAATGCTGATGAAGTAGAACTCTTTCTAAATGGAAGATCACTTGGTATTAAATCAAAGATTGGGGATGACTTGCATGTCGCATGGAGCGTAGAATATGAACCGGGGAACTTAAAAGCAATTTCTAGAAAAGACGGTGAGGTAGTTTTAGAGAAGACAATTGAAACGGCAGAGGAACCTGCACAAATAGAATTAAAACCAGATAAAAACGAAATGAAATCAGATAAGAACGATCTTGTTTTTGTTACGGTAAATATTCTGGATAAAGCAGGAGTTCTTGCACCCAAAGCAAATAACCTTGTGAAATTTGAAGTTTCCGGAGGAGGCAAAATAGTTGGAGTAGACAATGGATATCAAGCCAGTTTAGAATCTTTTAAAGCGAAACAGCGAAAAGCATTTAACGGAAAATGTTTGGTGATTATTCAGTCTAACGGAAAAAAGGAATTAGTCAAATTAACTGCGCGATCAGAGGGATTAAACTCAACTAGTATTAACATCCAGATAAAGGACTAA
- a CDS encoding exo-alpha-sialidase — protein MRTYQLLITVLIVILAVSCQDQEKGKDMAKNEKIELEDKTWKEGIVSEEYIYKTAPYLSAHAATIEETTSGDLIAAWFGGTHERNPDVGIWVSKRTDNGWTEGVEVANGVINDTLRYPSWNPVLYQVPDGDLLLFYKVGPHPSSWWGMLKRSSDGGETWSEAEELPEGYLGPIKNKPVLAKNGKLILPSSVEGNGWNLKMESTSDFGKTWYTTDTIPNGKKDIQAIQPSILVHEDGKLQAIGRTKNRALFTTWSEDNGESWSEVDLLSVPNNNSGTDAVTMKNGKHALIYNHVLPDGDNYKGKRSPLNLAISEDGINWEAALVLEDSKISQYSYPAIIQGSDGMLHAVYTWRRQRIKYVKIDPKKLVTFPIENGQWPGPVAERYKIGVSDWMILKRQKLSAFELAQEIGADGIELDMGSLGNRDTFESKLSDPEEREKFLNTSDSTGVEIAAIAMSGFYAQSFAERPTVKQMVGDCMETMKNMNVPVAYLPLGVTNNLNKHPELRPEIVKRLRWAAEQVNDIDGVIAIETSLKASEEKKLLEEIGNHNIKVSFNFAKAVENGWDISEELKTLGRDNIAQIHASTTDGEWLENNNQLDIPKIKETLDNMYWKGWLIVERSRDTSMVHNVKANYGANVKYLKKIFQGNDAE, from the coding sequence ATGAGAACTTACCAATTATTGATAACCGTATTAATAGTAATTCTTGCTGTTTCCTGTCAGGATCAGGAAAAAGGGAAGGATATGGCAAAAAATGAAAAAATTGAGCTAGAAGATAAAACCTGGAAAGAAGGAATAGTTTCCGAAGAATATATTTATAAAACAGCGCCTTATCTATCTGCCCATGCAGCCACGATTGAAGAAACTACATCAGGGGATCTTATCGCGGCCTGGTTTGGTGGTACTCACGAGCGTAATCCAGACGTAGGAATATGGGTAAGTAAGCGTACAGATAATGGTTGGACCGAAGGTGTTGAGGTAGCTAATGGAGTGATTAATGATACGTTGAGATATCCTAGCTGGAACCCTGTTTTGTACCAGGTGCCAGATGGAGATCTATTGTTGTTTTATAAAGTAGGACCACACCCATCCTCCTGGTGGGGAATGCTGAAAAGATCATCAGATGGTGGAGAAACATGGTCTGAAGCCGAAGAATTACCTGAAGGTTATTTAGGCCCGATCAAAAACAAGCCGGTTTTAGCGAAAAATGGCAAATTAATTCTGCCATCAAGTGTGGAAGGTAATGGATGGAATTTAAAAATGGAATCTACTTCAGATTTTGGTAAAACCTGGTATACAACAGATACCATCCCTAACGGTAAAAAAGATATTCAAGCAATACAACCAAGTATATTAGTTCACGAAGACGGAAAATTACAGGCAATAGGACGAACCAAAAATAGAGCTCTGTTTACCACTTGGTCTGAAGATAACGGTGAAAGCTGGTCTGAGGTAGATTTGCTTTCTGTTCCCAACAATAATTCAGGAACAGATGCGGTCACCATGAAAAATGGAAAACATGCTTTAATATATAATCATGTTCTTCCAGACGGTGATAATTATAAAGGGAAGCGTTCCCCGCTAAATTTAGCAATTTCAGAAGATGGGATTAACTGGGAAGCAGCCTTGGTTTTGGAAGATTCTAAAATTAGTCAGTATTCCTATCCTGCCATTATCCAGGGTTCAGATGGGATGCTTCATGCCGTTTATACCTGGAGAAGGCAACGTATTAAATATGTGAAAATTGATCCTAAAAAACTGGTGACTTTTCCTATTGAAAATGGGCAATGGCCTGGCCCGGTCGCAGAACGTTATAAAATTGGGGTTTCAGACTGGATGATTTTGAAAAGACAAAAACTAAGCGCTTTTGAACTGGCACAGGAAATTGGTGCTGATGGGATTGAGCTGGATATGGGTAGCCTGGGTAATCGGGATACGTTTGAGAGCAAATTGAGTGATCCTGAAGAGCGAGAAAAATTCTTGAATACATCTGATTCTACCGGGGTAGAAATTGCCGCAATTGCTATGTCTGGATTTTACGCGCAGTCTTTCGCCGAACGTCCTACCGTGAAGCAAATGGTAGGAGATTGCATGGAAACCATGAAAAACATGAATGTTCCAGTGGCTTATTTACCGCTTGGAGTTACAAACAATTTGAATAAACATCCAGAGCTGCGTCCAGAAATCGTGAAACGTTTGCGCTGGGCAGCAGAACAGGTGAATGATATTGATGGCGTGATAGCCATTGAAACTTCTTTAAAAGCTTCAGAAGAAAAAAAGCTGTTGGAAGAGATTGGAAATCATAATATTAAAGTATCATTCAATTTTGCCAAGGCTGTAGAAAATGGTTGGGATATTTCTGAAGAATTAAAAACACTGGGGAGAGACAATATTGCACAAATTCACGCTTCCACAACAGACGGGGAATGGCTGGAAAATAACAATCAGTTGGATATTCCGAAGATTAAAGAAACCCTCGATAACATGTATTGGAAAGGCTGGCTTATCGTGGAGCGTTCCCGGGATACCTCTATGGTTCATAATGTTAAAGCCAATTATGGAGCGAATGTGAAATATTTAAAGAAGATTTTTCAGGGTAACGATGCAGAATAG